One Ahaetulla prasina isolate Xishuangbanna chromosome 10, ASM2864084v1, whole genome shotgun sequence genomic region harbors:
- the GNG8 gene encoding guanine nucleotide-binding protein G(I)/G(S)/G(O) subunit gamma-8, with amino-acid sequence MGPEHQMLTEQMPRAAPEVMRCCSLAKVCLSCFLLLLGQVSKAAADLLAYCEAHAKEDPLVTPVSSAENPFREKRLFCIVL; translated from the coding sequence ATGGGACCCGAACATCAGATGCTCACTGAACAGATGCCCAGGGCTGCTCCTGAAGTAATGCGGTGCTGTAGTCTAGCTAAAGTCTGTCTTTCGTGCTTCCTCCTTCTTTTGGGCCAGGTGTCCAAGGCAGCAGCTGATCTCCTGGCATACTGCGAAGCCCACGCCAAAGAGGACCCCCTGGTCACTCCCGTCTCCTCGGCCGAGAACCCTTTCCGAGAGAAACGGCTCTTCTGCATCGTGCTGTGA
- the CALM3 gene encoding calmodulin-3, giving the protein MADQLTEEQIAEFKEAFSLFDKDGDGTITTKELGTVMRSLGQNPTEAELQDMINEVDADGNGTIDFPEFLTMMARKMKDTDSEEEIREAFRVFDKDGNGYISAAELRHVMTNLGEKLTDEEVDEMIREADIDGDGQVNYEEFVQMMTAK; this is encoded by the exons GCTGACCAGCTGACTGAAGAACAGATTGCAG AATTCAAGGAGGCCTTCTCCCTCTTCGACAAGGACGGAGATGGCACCATCACCACCAAGGAGCTTGGCACCGTGATGAGGTCCCTGGGGCAGAACCCCACTGAGGCCGAACTGCAAGACATGATTAACGAGGTGGATGCGGATG GCAACGGCACCATCGACTTCCCCGAGTTCCTCACCATGATGGCGAGGAAGATGAAGGACACGGACAGCGAGGAGGAGATCCGGGAGGCCTTCCGGGTGTTTGACAAG GATGGGAACGGCTACATCAGCGCCGCTGAGTTGCGCCACGTGATGACAAACCTTGGCGAGAAGCTGACGGATGAAGAAGTGGACGAAATGATCCGGGAAGCTGATATTGATGGAGACGGGCAGGTCAACTATGAAG AGTTTGTGCAGATGATGACGGCAAAATGA
- the PTGIR gene encoding prostacyclin receptor, protein MCPTRSPGFTDGLPRQCSNLTTLQTDSNPTLSSFMFAAGVVGNLAALAILGVHRKDQRAKTSSFCILVTGLVVTDLAGTCVVSPVVFVAYSWNSTLVGMVGGRDWLCNLFAFSMMYFSLAAMFLLCAMAVERCLAISCPYVYSQHHIRRWVKFCLPLTYIFSGLFCALPFLKVGKFKQYCPGTWCFVQMDKDMVVGYRDVAFSLSYATVMALLIVAIFLCNGLVIVSLCQMYQKQRHRRRGSLGMGQRRKKSWFSRGEEEVDYLILLALMTVIFVICTLPLTIRAYIGGIDPDHSEAADMVAFRLSALNPIVDPWLFIIFRHAVFRSLRHFFCYQLSWPCWLRLPKGTSTLRVQDSLPCQAQSVC, encoded by the exons ATGTGCCCGACTCGGAGCCCCGGCTTCACAGACGGCCTGCCCCGCCAGTGCAGCAACCTCACCACCCTGCAGACGGACAGCAACCCCACCCTCAGCTCCTTCATGTTTGCAGCGGGAGTGGTGGGCAACCTGGCAGCCCTGGCCATTCTCGGAGTCCACCGAAAAGACCAGCGGGCCAAGACCTCCTCTTTCTGCATCCTGGTGACCGGCTTGGTGGTCACCGACCTGGCCGGCACCTGCGTGGTGTCTCCGGTGGTCTTCGTGGCCTACTCCTGGAACTCCACcctggtgggcatggtggggggccgGGACTGGCTGTGTAACTTGTTTGCCTTCTCCATGATGTATTTCAGCCTGGCTGCCATGTTCCTCCTCTGCGCCATGGCTGTGGAACGGTGCCTGGCCATCAGCTGCCCCTACGTCTACTCGCAACACCATATCCGGCGGTGGGTCAAGTTCTGCCTGCCCCTCACTTACATCTTCAGCGGCCTCTTCTGCGCCCTGCCCTTCCTGAAGGTTGGCAAGTTCAAGCAGTACTGTCCGGGCACCTGGTGCTTCGTCCAGATGGACAAAGACATGGTCGTGGGCTACAGGGACGTGGCCTTCTCCTTGTCCTACGCCACTGTCATGGCTCTCCTGATCGTGGCCATCTTCCTCTGCAACGGACTGGTCATTGTCAGCCTCTGCCAGATGTACCAGAAACAGAGGCATCGCCGGAGAGGGTCCCTGGGCATGGGCCAGCGCCGGAAAAAGAGCTGGTTCAGCCGAGGGGAGGAAGAGGTAGACTACCTGATCTTGCTCGCTCTCATGACGGTCATCTTCGTCATCTGCACTTTGCCCCTCACG ATCCGAGCTTACATCGGTGGCATCGATCCGGACCACAGCGAGGCGGCCGACATGGTGGCCTTCCGCTTGAGTGCACTCAACCCCATTGTGGACCCATGGCTCTTCATCATCTTCCGCCATGCCGTCTTCCGCAGCCTCCGCCATTTCTTCTGCTACCAGCTCAGCTGGCCCTGCTGGTTGCGGCTGCCCAAAGGGACGTCCACGCTCAGGGTTCAAGACAGCCTCCCCTGTCAGGCCCAGTCAGTCTGCTGA